In Amphiura filiformis chromosome 1, Afil_fr2py, whole genome shotgun sequence, the following are encoded in one genomic region:
- the LOC140162126 gene encoding uncharacterized protein: MTLTTHVKNVCRSACHAIHKIGLIRKYIDRSTAERLVHAFVTSRLDANNSLLYGLPASTLAKLQRVQNCAIRLVTCAKKDCNITSLRRELHWLPIKDSLVFKLLLLTYKSLHGMAPSYISDLIKVHVPQRSLRSNSKLLLNVPPSREVSTAYYGERAFSVAAPTLWNKLPARIQKAASPSSRDF; this comes from the coding sequence ATGACTCTTACAACTCACGTTAAAAATGTATGCCGCTCTGCTTGCCATGCCATCCACAAGATTGGCCTGATTCGGAAGTATATCGACAGATCAACAGCCGAACGCCTTGTTCATGCCTTTGTGACCTCGCGTCTGGATGCTAACAACAGCCTTCTCTATGGACTTCCTGCTTCAACTCTCGCAAAACTTCAACGTGTTCAAAACTGTGCTATCCGCCTTGTTACCTGTGCCAAGAAAGACTGCAACATCACCTCTCTTCGCcgtgagcttcactggcttccaatcAAGGATAGTCTCGTCTTCAAACTTCTTCTCCTCACATATAAGTCTCTCCATGGTATGGCACCATCTTACATCTCTGATCTCATCAAAGTTCATGTTCCCCAACGCTCTCTTCGGTCAAACTCAAAACTTCTTCTTAATGTGCCGCCCAGTCGCGAGGTTTCGACGGCCTACTACGGTGAAAGGGCATTCTCCGTCGCCGCGCCAACTTTGTGGAACAAGCTGCCTGCACGCATCCAGAAAGCAGcctcgccatcttcaagagacTTTTAA